A genomic window from Etheostoma spectabile isolate EspeVRDwgs_2016 chromosome 13, UIUC_Espe_1.0, whole genome shotgun sequence includes:
- the LOC116700943 gene encoding leukocyte cell-derived chemotaxin-2 gives MRLLVRVGLIATLLVCYVPLSCALEHENRKSKEIQSPDKNAESNIKMMRNYTTANDGGHEAAAPRKKVKKTGSKRVSMGPKSDIPCTRMGGICQSGRYICQGRYLKDKCSGLQKCCVSGAAWSVFCAGHHNNRVRACDAHGCGAFNSNRGNYLHKAVDLVCDDYGIISAPFSGSLAGPVSRKEPTGNQFDGVKLVNDVHCVKIFNIRPYRYMGPVAQGEALGYLLPLQDRFSGITSHLELQMCDGTDPSPFI, from the exons ATGAGACTGCTGGTGAGGGTCGGTCTCATTGCAACTCTGCTAGTATGCT ATGTCCCGTTAAGTTGTGCTTTAGAACATGAAAACAGGAAGAGCAAAGAAATCCAAAGTCCTGACAAGAACGCTGAGAGTAACATCAAGATGATGAGAAATTACACAACGGCAAATGACGGGGGACATGAGGCAGCTGCTCCAAGGAAAAAGGTCAAGAAGACCGGAAGTAAAAGAGTTTCCATGGGACCAAAAAGTGACATTCCCTGCACCAGAATGGGAGGCATCTGCCAGTCTGGTCGATACATCTGCCAAGGCAGATACCTAAAGGACAAGTGTTCAGGGCTCCAGAAGTGTTGTGTGTCAG GTGCAGCCTGGAGTGTCTTTTGTGCTGGTCACCACAACAACAGAGTGAGGGCGTGTGATGCGCATGGTTGTGGAGCTTTCAACTCCAACAG AGGTAATTACCTACATAAAGCAGTGGACCTGGTGTGTGATGACTATGGCATTATCAGTGCTCCATTCTCCGGCTCTTTGGCGGGTCCAGTGAGTCGGAAAGAGCCCACTGGGAATCAGTTTGATGGGGTCAAACTTGTCAATGATG TGCACTGTGTGAAGATCTTCAACATCCGTCCTTACCGTTACATGGGCCCAGTGGCTCAGGGGGAAGCCTTGGGCTACCTGTTGCCGCTGCAGGATCGCTTCTCCGGCATCACATCACACCTGGAGCTGCAAATGTGTGACGGCACTGACCCTTCACCTTTCATATGA